From the genome of Procambarus clarkii isolate CNS0578487 chromosome 83, FALCON_Pclarkii_2.0, whole genome shotgun sequence, one region includes:
- the LOC123751604 gene encoding glutamate receptor 2-like: protein MGNLLKLFAKIINFEYILVRPPDGLWGAEQPDGSWSGMMGMVHREEVEFAVGPFTITPERETVCDFSAAVHTDDLALLVIRPGLTNDISGFLKPFNPLVWLLILCSAVSIGITMTLVVKAEGKVFGCSTSNLIDKMPTWILQTITQDSPKWLPRRDAGRLIATTWLLASFVFTSCYSGILTAMLTVPRVTIPIDSLADLVAQTHLPWRLEAGSMMPKYLMDSGDPVRQKVVTAMSGTFPDCWEARQAVASGQYAALCDQTSMKKSMSWDFSTTGKCHLYIASQKVYTNAMMALAFKANSSYRSTADQIIMMAKEAGLLERWMGTEITNTSQCLRPPTSDKRDGILALNLEALSGPFFVLAVGLAAGIPVLLIEILGYRVYARLEAHSHQVITRSWVPSRLRCDT, encoded by the exons ATGGGCAACCTGCTGAAATTGTTCGCCAAGATCATAAACTTTGA GTATATTTTGGTTCGACCTCCAGATGGACTGTGGGGAGCCGAACAGCCAGATGGATCCTGGTCTGGTATGATGGGCATGGTGCACAGGGAG GAGGTGGAGTTCGCCGTGGGTCCGTTCACCATCACACCTGAGAGGGAGACTGTGTGCGACTTCTCAGCGGCCGTTCACACCGACGACCTGGCCCTCTTGGTGATCAGACCGGGACTCACCAACGACATCAGCGGCTTCCTCAAGCCCTTCAACCCTCTG GTGTGGCTGTTGATTCTGTGTAGTGCAGTGAGCATCGGAATTACCATGACATTGGTGGTGAAGGCAGAGGGGAAGGTGTTTGGCTGCTCAACCAGCAACCTCATAGACAAGATGCCCACGTGGATCCTTCAGACCATCACACAGGATA GCCCAAAGTGGCTGCCTAGAAGGGACGCCGGCCGCCTGATAGCGACCACGTGGCTTCTGGCGTCCTTTGTGTTCACGTCCTGCTACAGCGGCATCCTCACGGCCATGTTGACGGTGCCTCGGGTCACCATCCCCATAGACTCCCTGGCGGACCTGGTGGCCCAGACTCACCTGCCCTGGCGGCTGGAGGCTGGCTCCATGATGCCAAAGTACTTGATG GATTCTGGAGACCCGGTGAGGCAGAAGGTGGTGACGGCGATGTCCGGCACCTTCCCTGACTGCTGGGAGGCGCGTCAAGCCGTCGCCTCCGGCCAGTACGCCGCCCTCTGCGACCAGACCTCCATGAAGAAGTCCATGTCATGGGACTTCAG CACAACTGGGAAGTGTCACCTGTACATTGCCAGCCAGAAAGTTTACACAAACGCTATGATGGCTCTGGCGTTCAAGGCTAACTCTTCCTATCGCTCGACAGCTGACCAAAT TATCATGATGGCAAAGGAGGCTGGGCTGCTGGAGCGGTGGATGGGGACAGAGATCACCAACACCAGCCAGTGCCTGCGGCCGCCCACCTCAGACAAGAGGGACGGCATTTTGGCCCTCAACCTTGAGGCTCTCTCGGGCCCATTTTTTGTCCTAGCTGTTG GGTTAGCAGCAGGAATTCCGGTGCTGCTGATTGAGATTTTGGGTTACCGTGTGTACGCTCGATTAGAAGCTCACTCCCACCAAGTAATCACAAGGTCTTGGGTCCCCAGCCGTCTACGCTGTGATACGTAA
- the LOC138358390 gene encoding hepatitis A virus cellular receptor 1-like encodes MGPTFMTTLVTNTTMGPTFMTTLVTNTTMGPTFMTTLVTNTTMGPTFMTTLVTNTTMGPTFMTTLVTNTTMGPTFMTTLVTNTTMGPTFMTTLVTNTTMGPTFMTTLVTNTTMGPTFMTTLVTNTTMGPTFMTTLVTNTTMGPTFMTTLVTYATMGPTFMTTLVTNTTMGPTFMTTPVTNTTMGPTFMTTPVTNTTMGPTFMTTPVTNTTMGPTFILSQ; translated from the coding sequence ATGGGTCCAACATTCATGACAACCCTGGTCACTAATACCACAATGGGTCCAACATTCATGACAACCCTGGTCACTAATACCACAATGGGTCCAACATTCATGACAACCCTGGTCACTAATACCACAATGGGTCCAACATTCATGACAACCCTGGTCACTAATACCACAATGGGTCCAACATTCATGACAACCCTGGTCACTAATACCACAATGGGTCCAACATTCATGACAACCCTGGTCACTAATACCACAATGGGTCCAACATTCATGACAACCCTGGTCACTAATACCACAATGGGTCCAACATTCATGACAACCCTGGTCACTAATACCACAATGGGTCCAACATTCATGACAACCCTGGTCACTAATACCACAATGGGTCCAACATTCATGACAACCCTGGTCACTAATACCACAATGGGTCCAACATTCATGACAACCCTGGTCACTTATGCCACAATGGGTCCAACATTCATGACAACCCTGGTCACTAATACCACAATGGGTCCAACATTCATGACAACCCCGGTCACTAATACCACAATGGGTCCAACATTCATGACAACCCCGGTCACTAATACCACAATGGGTCCAACATTCATGACAACCCCGGTCACTAATACCACAATGGGTCCAACATTCATCCTTTCTCAATGA
- the LOC123751603 gene encoding glutamate receptor ionotropic, kainate 2-like: protein MKAPRPFLRIAAETEVELAVGPFTITPERETVCDFSAVVHTDDFAIMVIRPGLTNDMSSFLRTFTPLVWLLILCSFVGVIVALAGVVWAEDKVFALCINKLLDKVALSVIQIITQQGTNWVPTADGGRFVVITWILSSFVFMSSFSGILTAMLTVPRVTIPIDSLADLVAQTHLPWRVEAGSFINKFLMESGDPVRQKVVSRMAGFIPDCWTARQAVANGEYAAVCDETSMKKSMSWDYSTTGKCHLYIARQKVYSNAMMAVAFKVNSTFRSKADEIIMMVKESGLLERWMGTEITNTSQCLRPPTSDKRDTFSALSVQAFSGPFLVLAFDYPSHDEQDSAPHAGSAVSVGTTPYRSKQQRMTIY, encoded by the exons ATGAAAGCGCCTCGCCCATTTCTCCGGATTGCTGCCGAGACT gagGTGGAGCTGGCCGTGGGTCCGTTCACCATCACGCCagagagggagactgtgtgtGACTTCTCGGCGGTGGTTCACACTGACGACTTTGCCATCATGGTGATCAGACCGGGACTCACCAATGACATGAGCAGCTTCCTCCGAACCTTCACTCCCTTG GTATGGCTGCTGATTCTGTGTAGTTTCGTAGGCGTGATAGTGGCCTTGGCTGGTGTGGTGTGGGCTGAGGACAAGGTGTTTGCCTTATGCATCAACAAACTCCTGGACAAAGTGGCTCTCAGCGTCATCCAAATTATCACACAACAGG GGACTAATTGGGTGCCGACAGCGGACGGAGGCCGCTTTGTAGTGATAACGTGGATACTATCATCCTTTGTGTTCATGTCCTCCTTCAGTGGCATCCTCACGGCCATGCTGACGGTGCCTCGGGTCACCATCCCCATAGACTCCCTGGCGGACCTGGTGGCTCAGACTCACCTGCCCTGGCGAGTGGAGGCCGGCTCCTTCATCAACAAATTTTTAATG GAGTCTGGAGATCCTGTACGACAGAAAGTTGTAAGCAGGATGGCCGGCTTTATTCCGGACTGCTGGACAGCTCGTCAGGCCGTCGCTAACGGGGAATATGCTGCTGTCTGTGACGAAACCTCCATGAAGAAATCTATGTCCTGGGACTATAG CACAACTGGGAAGTGTCACTTGTACATCGCCCGTCAGAAGGTGTATTCAAACGCCATGATGGCAGTGGCTTTCAAGGTCAATTCCACCTTCCGCTCCAAAGCCGACGAAAT TATCATGATGGTGAAGGAGTCGGGGCTGCTGGAGCGGTGGATGGGTACAGAAATCACCAACACCAGCCAGTGCCTGCGGCCGCCCACCTCAGACAAGAGGGATACCTTTTCAGCACTCAGTGTGCAAGCTTTTTCAGGCCCTTTCCTTGTCCTGGCTTTCG ATTACCCTTCCCATGATGAACAAGACTCCGCCCCTCATGCTGGCTCAGCTGTGTCTGTAGGAACAACACCATATAGAAGTAAACAGCAAAGAATGACTATTTATTGA
- the LOC123751608 gene encoding glutamate receptor-like — MMGQVYRNEVEFALGPFAVTPQREEAIDFSLAVHTDNQAIIMIRPGLQNDISGFLKPFALEVWLLIILSVLSIVMTLVFVVVVEGRILGFSTWRVVSKVFMWMLQTLLQQNPRWTPKQDGARLIVTTWVLASIVFISCYSAILTAMLTVPRVTIPVDSLEDLVTQTHLPWRLESGAMMLTYLQESEDKVRRKAFIGMSGTIPDCWSGRQAIARGKFAAICDETSMKKAISWDFSTSGQCHLYIARERVYSNLMMCLAFKVNSSYLVRANKIIEMLRDTGVLAKWLGNEITNTSQCLRPPTSDRRISMQPLSIDSFLGPLILLFGGLSVALHIFVGEHLIHLCWSRTPPLLS; from the exons ATGATGGGTCAAGTGTACAGGAAC GAGGTGGAGTTCGCTCTTGGACCCTTCGCTGTAACTCCTCAGAGGGAAGAAGCGATTGACTTCTCTTTGGCTGTTCACACTGACAACCAGGCGATTATTATGATCAGGCCCGGTCTCCAGAACGATATCTCGGGCTTCCTCAAGCCTTTCGCTTTGGAG GTGTGGTTGTTGATCATTTTAAGTGTGTTGAGCATCGTCATGActctggtgtttgtggtggtggttgagggacGAATCTTGGGCTTCAGCACCTGGAGGGTAGTCTCCAAGGTCTTCATGTGGATGCTGCAGACTCTGCTCCAGCAGA ATCCGAGGTGGACACCAAAACAAGATGGCGCCCGTCTCATAGTGACCACGTGGGTTCTGGCTTCTATAGTCTTCATATCCTGCTACAGCGCCATCCTCACGGCCATGCTGACGGTGCCTCGGGTCACCATCCCCGTAGACTCCCTTGAAGACCTGGTGACCCAGACTCACCTGCCCTGGAGGCTGGAATCGGGTGCTATGATGCTTACGTATCTTCAG GAGTCCGAAGATAAGGTGCGTCGGAAGGCTTTCATTGGGATGTCCGGGACCATTCCAGACTGCTGGTCTGGGCGACAGGCAATCGCCAGAGGAAAGTTCGCTGCCATCTGTGACGAGACCTCCATGAAGAAGGCCATATCGTGGGATTTCAG CACGAGCGGCCAGTGTCACCTTTACATTGCCCGAGAGAGAGTTTACTCCAACTTGATGATGTGTTTAGCCTTCAAGGTCAACTCTTCTTATCTCGTGAGGGCAAACAAAAT tATTGAGATGCTGCGAGACACAGGAGTGCTGGCCAAGTGGCTGGGGAATGAGATCACTAACACCAGCCAGTGTCTCCGACCCCCGACCTCTGACCGCAGAATTAGCATGCAGCCGCTCAGCATCGACTCCTTCCTCGGGCCCCTGATCCTCCTGTTTGGTG GTTTGTCAGTGGCTCTTCATATCTTTGTTGGTGAGCACCTCATTCACCTCTGCTGGTCCAGGACCCCGCCACTCCTCTCGTGA
- the LOC123751605 gene encoding glutamate receptor ionotropic, kainate glr-3-like: MALSTTVSNQKTYLKIAAGEWVPYSKVISLGDGKIQIEGPMRNVLDIFAEMMNFEYELLYAPDNLWGGPLRNGSWTGMLGMLQRDVVEFAIAPFFVTPDRASVSDFTDPVYSDSQAILMVRPEVQSDVTGFLKPFTLLVWLLAVLSLGLVVLAREGLDRWEALDRWEGLDRWEALDRREAQVVTHYTARTSWSRATMWAVQSLLNESPKWLPKKDSGRLLVTTWLLASLVFTSCYSGILTAMLTVPRVTIPIDSLPDLVAQTRLPWRLEAGSMMYAFFEEAQDVLGRKVFAKKAGTFQDCWAARQDVAQGHFAAICDRTTMMKAMSWDFSTTGKCHLYISREKAYSSGILGIAFKTKSKYLPRANKILSFLKESGIMNKWLGDQITNTSLCLKPPTADIKGGISALGFEAFSGSFLLLASDQAVNYEYKFDVVKKKHLSAVNV; this comes from the exons TGGGTGCCGTACTCCAAGGTCATTAGTCTGGGGGACGGCAAGATCCAGATCGAGGGACCCATGCGAAACGTTCTTGATATCTTTGCTGAGATGATGAATTTTGA GTACGAGCTGCTGTATGCACCAGACAACCTCTGGGGAGGTCCTTTACGCAACGGGTCATGGACAGGGATGCTTGGGATGCTTCAACGAGAC gtggttgagtttgctattgcccCTTTCTTCGTAACACCTGACAGAGCCAGCGTCAGTGACTTCACGGACCCTGTCTACAGCGACAGTCAAGCCATACTTATGGTCCGTCCCGAGGTCCAGAGCGACGTTACCGGCTTTTTAAAACCATTCACACTTCTA GTGTGGCTGCTGGCGGTGCTGAGCCTAGGACTGGTCGTACTCGCTCGGGAGGGCCTAGACAGGTGGGAGGCCCTAGACAGGTGGGAGGGCCTAGACAGGTGGGAGGCCCTAGACAGGAGGGAGGCCCAGGTGGTCACCCACTACACTGCTCGCACCAGCTGGTCCAGGGCTACCATGTGGGCTGTTCAGTCGCTCCTGAATGAGA GCCCTAAGTGGCTGCCGAAGAAGGATAGCGGTAGACTCTTAGTGACCACGTGGCTTCTGGCTTCACTTGTGTTCACGTCCTGCTACAGTGGCATCCTCACGGCCATGCTGACGGTGCCTCGGGTCACCATCCCCATAGACTCTCTACCTGACCTGGTGGCCCAGACTCGCTTACCCTGGCGGCTGGAGGCCGGCTCCATGATGTATGCCTTTTTTGAG GAGGCTCAGGATGTCTTGGGCAGGAAGGTTTTCGCCAAGAAGGCCGGCACCTTCCAGGACTGCTGGGCGGCTCGTCAGGACGTCGCCCAAGGCCACTTCGCTGCCATATGTGACCGCACCACCATGATGAAGGCCATGTCCTGGGACTTCAG CACAACTGGAAAGTGTCATCTATACATCTCGCGGGAGAAGGCCTATAGCAGTGGAATTCTGGGTATTGCATTCAAGACTAAATCCAAGTATCTTCCCAGGGCAAATAAAAT TCTGTCCTTCCTGAAGGAGTCTGGGATCATGAACAAGTGGCTGGGGGATCAGATTACCAACACAAGCCTCTGCCTCAAGCCTCCAACTGCGGATATAAAGGGTGGAATCTCAGCTTTGGGTTTCGAAGCCTTCTCTGGTTCATTCCTGCTGCTCGCGTCGG ATCAGGCTGTGAATTATGAATATAAGTTTGACGTTGTCAAAAAGAAACACCTTTCAGCAGTGAATGTATAG